The Kaistella daneshvariae genomic sequence TAATTCCAGAATTCAGGTTTAAATTTATGCGAAAGTCCTTCTATCGTAGTTTTATAGCCGCGCAGGTTTTTAAATTGGAAGTCGTAGCGCGATTTTCCGTTTTCATCCTGGTTTTTAATAATGACGCCTTCATTCACCCAGCGCGGCACCGCAATTCCTTCCTCGTCTTCCGCCAGACCGGTGAAAATCTCGTAAGGTTTTCCTTCAATCAAACCCACAAAAGCAATCCATTTTTCTTTATTATTTTGAAAACGCACCACATCAGCTTCTAAAATATGCGGTCTTTTGGTCGGGAAAACCGGAGTGATCATTTCGGCTTTTTCCTCATTTTTATCATCTGCGGAAATCAAAACACCGGAACGCGAACCATCACGGTAAACGGTTACGCCTTTACAGCCTACTTCCCAGGCTTTGATATAAAGCTTATTCACCAGTTCTTCAGTCGCGTCATGCGGCACATTAATCGTCACCGATATCGAATGATCCACCCATTTTTGAATGGCGCCCTGCATTTCAACTTTGCTTAACCAATCGACGTCGTTGGAAGTTGCTTTATAGTAAGGTGACTGCTCAATAATTTTGTTCAATTCTTCCTGAGAATAATTTTTGTCGGTATCAATGCCCTGAACTTCCATCCACTCTTTAAAACGGTGGTGAAAAACCAGATATTCTTCCCAGGAATCGCCGACTTCATCTACAAAATCTACGCGGATATCCTGATCATTCGGATTAACTTTTCGGCGTCTTTTATAAACCGGTAAAAAGACAGGCTCAATGCCCGAGGTCGTTTGCGACATTAATGACGTACTTCCCGTTGGCGCAATCGTCAGTAACGCAATATTTCTTCTGCCGTGTTTTTTTAAATCTTCATACAGTTCCGGATCAGCTTCTTTCAGTCTCAAAACAAAAGGATTTTTTTCTTCTCTTTTGGCATCATAAATTGCAAACGCGCCGCGCTCTTTCGCCATTTCTACAGATGAGCGGTACGCTGCTAATGCTAAAGATTTGTGAACCAAAGTCGAAAACTCATTTCCTTCTTTGCTGCCGTATTGGATATTCAAAGCAGCCAGCATATCGCCTTCTGCGGTGATTCCAACACCGGTTCTGCGACCTTCGATGGTTTTCTGGCGGATTTTTAACCACAAATTTTTCTCCGTCGCCTTGATTTCTTCACCTTCAGGATCTGCGGAAATTTTGGCCAAAATAGCGTCAATTTTTTCAATTTCCAGATCGATGATATCATCCATCATGCGCTGTGCGTAACCAACGTGTTCCTTGAAAAGTTCAAAATTAAATTTCGCTTTTTTCGTAAACGGATTTTCAACATAGGAAAATAAATTCACCGCTAAAAGTCGGCATGAATCGTAAGGACACAACGGAATTTCACCACACGGATTCGTGGAAACTGTTTCGTAGCCGAGATCTGCGTAACAATCCGGCAAAGATTCATTGATAATTGTATCCCAGAAAAGAATTCCGGGTTCGGCAGATTTCCAGGCGTTGTGGATGATTTTATTCCACAATTCCACCGCTTTTATTTCCTTTTGAAACTTTGGATTTTTGCTGTGAATTGGATATTTCTGAGTGTAGTTTTCCTTTGAAACCACGGCTTTCATAAATTCATCATCAATTCTCACCGATATATTCGCGCCGGTAATTTTTCCCTGTTCCAACTTTGCATTTACAAAATCTTCAGAATCCGGATGATTTACGGAAACCGAAAGCATCAACGCGCCACGACGACCGTCCTGTGCGACTTCGCGCGTGGAATTCGAATATCTTTCCATAAACGGCACCAAACCTGTTGAAGTCAACGCGGAATTTTTCACCGCAGAACCTTTCGGCCGGATGTGTGAAAGGTCGTGACCTACCCCACCACGGCGTTTCATGAGCTGCACCTGCTCTTCATCAATTTTCATAATGCTGCCGTAAGAGTCGCTGTCCGTCCCACTACCAATTACAAAACAGTTAGAAAGCGACGCAATTTGGAAATTGTTGCCAATTCCGGTCATCGGACTTCCTTGCGGAATGATATATTTGAATTTTTTGATGAGGTCGAAAACTTTTTCCTCAGAAAGTGCTTTTGGATATTTTGCTTCCACACGTGCAATCTCAGAGGCAATTCTGTGGTGCATATCTGCCGGGTTTTGCTCGTAAATATTGCCGTCCGAATCCTTTAAGGCATATTTGCTGACCCAAACTTTTGCGGCGAGATCATCACCATCGAAATATTTTAAGGAAGCCTGAAAAGCTTCATCGTAAGTATAAGTCATCGTTTTTTTTGAAGATAAAGTTGCTTCCATATATTTTTTAGTTTGAGAATTTAAATATATAGAAGATTATTCAGATGACATAAAGTTTACAAAACTTTTCTGCTAACTTGTTTAAAAGCAATCCAATAAGTTTTCCACAACTGGAAAAAGTTTACAAATTTTTAATTTTAGCTTGTGAGCGCAATCACAAATTCTGGAAAACTTTTTCGTATTCTTTCAAAATAATATCTTTCGAAAACCGCGAAGAAATAGAATTTTTAATAGCACTGGATTCGTGATTCTCCTGTAGAAGCGAAGAAATTTTTGCCGCAAAATCGGCAGTTTTTTCAATATCAGCAATTTCACCATTGATACCATCGTGAATAATTTCGAAAATGCCACCCGGGCAGTTATTTGCCAAAGAATAGGTGCCACACGCGCCCGCTTCCAAAAGCACATTCGGAAAACCTTCGTAACGCGACGAGAGAACAAAAAGATCCGCAAATTTCAGGTATTGATAGGGATTCTTCTGCTGTCCGTGGAAAATTACATTTTCCAAACCCAAATCCTTTTTTATCTGCTGAAGCAATTCTTTATCGCGACCGTCACCTAAAATATGAAGTAGAGTTTTTTCCCCATTTAAATGGCTAAAAACTTTCAGCAAATTGTCGAAACCTTTTCTGGGGGAAAGATTTCCAATAGCTACGACATTTTTAAAATCATCTTTAAAGGTTTCCGGTTTTTCTGCACGTTCCAACTTTTCATTAATGAAATCAAAATCTACCGGATTATTAATTTTGATTAATTTCCTCGGTTTAATGTTGAAATTTTCAATAAGATCATTTTTCATGTCGTCGCTCTGACAAATGATTTGATCGTAGTTGTTGTAAAACCGATAGAAAAAGCGAATTTCTTTTCGCGTCACGTGTTGTGAAACGACATTGGTTTCGCGCGCGACAAATTTAATTTTCGGAAAAATCTTGATAAATAATGCCAAATAAGCGTTAATTTCACCAAAACCGCTGAAGACGATATCAGGTTTTCTGCTTTTTAAAACCTTTAAAATCGGAATTAAAGAATTGCGGATTCTCGGTGTTTTAATGTCAATAATTTCAACATCATCTTTTAGAATTTCCAGATAACCGCCTTCTTTGCGAAGTAAAAGAATTTTCGGTTCGTAGGTTTCGCGCGGTAAATGATTGGCAATTGTCGTCACAATGCGCTCTGCACCGCCCATTTCCAAATCCGGAAGTATAAATAAAATGACGGTCTTCTTCATGTTTTTAGAAAAAAACCTTGTCAGTTTTTGGAACGATGACAAGGCTAAATGCGATTTACAATAATTCGCTAAAGGTTATCAAAAAATTGGCGGTTAAATTGGGCTATTTTTGAAAAACAGCTAAATGTTTTCTTCGGAATCAATCGACTCAATATGCGAAGCGATATTTTCCAAAAGTTCGTCAGGCGTCATTCCTGCAGCGAATTGCTGATCAAAATCCTGTTGCTCAACTTTTTCGGAATTAATGTTGGTGGCACATTCCTCCAAGCTTGCGGAATTTTTAATGTCAATTAGTTTTTGTAAAACCTCAGCATCATCTAAACTTGCAATCCAGCTGATGAGATTTTTTCGGCCTTCAAACAATGAATTTTTCATTTTTTTAATTTGCTACGTCTGAGATAAATTTAATACGCAACATCCGAACTTCTTCGTCGCTTAGATCATCGCCAAAGTCCGCCAGCAATATTTTCATGCTGTCGCTTTCACTTTCGCCCATAAAAGACATGAAATCTTCGACAATATCTTCGTCAAAATTTTCGTCGATATAGTAATCAATATTCAATTTAGTTCCCTGATAAACAATTCTTTCCATTTCTTTCAGAAGGTCGTCCATCGAAAGATTTTTTGCTTTGGCAATATCTTCCAGATCAATTTTTTTGTCGGTACTTTGAATGATAAAAACCTTGTGGCTCGACTTATTAGCCACGGTTTTCATCACCATGTCCTGCGTGCGCTCGATATGATTATCTTCAACGTATTTTTTGATAAATTCCGCGAATTCCTTCCCGTATTTTTTCGCCTTTCCGTCGCCAACGCCGTAAATATTCCCAATTTCCTCAACCGTAATTGGATATTGAACCGTCATATCCTCCAAACTCGGATCCATAAAAATGGTATAAGGTGGTTTTCCAAGTTTTTTTGCAACGGTTTTCCGGAGTTCTTTCAACTGCGAAAACAAAACTTCATCCAGTCCGCCGCTTGCTTGAGATTGACCTTTATCAGCATTTGCTTTCGTTTGTTCCAGGTTGTATTCGCGGTCTTCGGCAATAAAAAATATATTTTCTTTCTTTTCTGCAAGTGCTTTCTGTCCTTTTTCTGTAAGTTTTAAAACGCCGTAGGTTTCAATATCTTTTTGAAGGAAATTCTGCACCGTCGCCTGGCGGATAATTGTTTTCCAGAAGTTTTCGTTTTCTTTTTTCCCGATGCCAAAATGCTTCGTGGTTTCTAATTTATACGATTTTGTAACCGGATTTTCTTTACCGACAATCACCGCGATTAAATCTTTGGTTTTAAATTTTTCTTCTAAATCTTTCACCAACTGTAAAAGCGTAATGAGTTCGTTGGAAGCGTCTTTCAGCACCGGCGGATTTACTGCGTTGTCGCACATTTCAGCACCCAAGCCGTTTTTCGGATCGAACTGTTCACCGAAATAATACAGAATATATTGTCGCCGGCTCATGGAAGTTTCTACATAGCCTACGACTTCATTTAAAAGCTGCAAACCAATTTCGCGCTCGGATACAGGTTTTTGCGCTAAAAATTTTTCAAGTTTCTCAATATCTTTCGGGTCATAAAATGCCAGACAATATCCTTCACCGCCATCTCTTCCGGCGCGGCCGGTCTCCTGGTAATAACTTTCCAGCGATTTCGGTATGTCGTAATGGATTACAAAACGCACATCGGGTTTATCGATTCCCATTCCGAAAGCAATCGTCGCAACAATCACATCAGCTTCTTCCATCAGAAATTTGTCCTGATTCATGACGCGCGTTTTCTGGTCTAACCCTGCGTGATACGGCAAAGCATTAATTCCATTTACCTGCAACACCTGCGCAAATTCTTCCACTTTTCGGCGGCTTAAACAGTACACAATTCCGGATTTACCTTTTCGTGCATTGATGAATTTTACAATTTCTCGGTCGATATTTACTTTTGGTCTTACTTCATAAAAAAGGTTCGGACGGTTAAAGCTTTCCTTGAAAACCACCGCGTTATTCATTCCCAAGGTTTTCTGGATATCATCCTGAACTTTTGGCGTCGCTGTTGCAGTTAAAGCGATCACGGGAACATCTGCTATTTTATCGATTATCGATTTTAGATTCCGGTATTCCGGGCGGAAATCATGTCCCCACTCCGAAATACAGTGTGCTTCGTCGATGGCGACAAACGAAATTTTAACCTCTTTTAAAAATTCCTGATATTCCTCCTTAATCAAAGATTCTGGCGCAACGTACAGGAGTTTGGTCACGCCAGATCGGATATCATCAAAAACCTGTTTGGTCTGGGTTTTATTTAAAGAAGAATTCAGCACATGCGCCACGCCTTCCACAGAGGAAAGCCCGTTGATGGCATCCACCTGGTTTTTCATCAGCGCGATGAGCGGTGAAACAACGATTGCTGTTCCTTCCGAAATCAGGGCGGGCAATTGATAGCAAAGTGATTTTCCCCCACCGGTTGGCATCAGCACGAACACGTCTTCACCTTCCAGCAGCGTCTTTATAATGGTTTCTTGTTGACCTTTAAATGTAGAAAAACCGAAATATTTCTTGAGCTCTTTGGATAAATCGGTACGGGTTGTTTTCATTTTCAATTTCATATTTATATAACGGCGCCTCATTGCGGGTCTAAAAAATCGCCGTTCAAAAATTTAGAATTAATCTGGGGAGATAGATTTTGTTTCCTAAATTTGCATGGTAACCAAAGTTAAAAAATTAAAATTACAATTTAGTCCTACTTTGCGATTTTATCACGACCAATGCTTTATGCTGTTTCATGATAAAAATCCAAGCGTGTAATTGATCAGCAAAAAAAATTAGGAGCTATAATGGCAAATTTTTACCAAATTTAATGAATACTCAGAACATTCTAAAACTGGCTCAAAATGCGATTTCAATTGAAATCTCCGAGTTGGAATCTCTTAAAAACCGCCTGGATGCAGATTTTGTACGCGCGGTTGAAATCATCCATAATACCACCGGAAAACTCATCATTGTCGGCATTGGCAAGTCTGCACACGTCGGCAATAAAATGGTGGCCACTTTAAATTCCACCGGAACACCCGCACAGTTTCTTCACGCTTCGGAAGCGATTCACGGCGATTTAGGCGTAATTCAAAAGTCTGATGTTGTACTCTGCATTTCAAACTCGGGAAATTCGCCGGAAATTGTTGCACTTTTACCTTTTTTAAAGGATTATTCTTCAGCACTAATCGGCATGACCGGAAATTCACAAAGCAAGTTAGCAGAATTTTCTGACGTTATTTTAGATACTTTCGTAGAAAAAGAAGCCTGCCCGATTAAGCTGGCGCCTACAAGTTCCACCACCGTTCAGATGGCTTTGGGTGACGCTTTGGCGGTTTGCTTAATGGAACTCAACGGTTTTAAAGAAAATGATTTTGCTAAATTCCACCCGGGCGGAAGTTTGGGGAAAAATCTTACCGCAAAGGTCGAGCAGTTTTTATCGCCGCAAAAACCTCAGGTTTCACCGGATTCTTCCGTGCGCGACATAATTATTTCCGTAAGCAGTTCTAAACACGGTATCACGGTAGTGACGGATGCTGAAAAAATTACCGGTGTAATTACCGATGGTGATTTACGGCGGATGCTCCTGAGTGACCAGGATCTCACGGTGCTTAAAGCCGAAGATATTATGAGCAAAAATCCGAAAAGCGTTGATAAAAACTCTTTAGCAAAAGAAGCCATGCAGATTTTAAAAGACAAAAATATCGGCCAGCTAATCGTTACCGAAAACGGAAAATATTTTGGCATTATTGATATTCACCGGCTTTTGGATGAAGGGATTAATTAACGGAGTTTTGGCGTTTTTAAAAAATCTACCCAAAAAGCAGCCAATTTTTCGGGAATTGATTTATTCCACACATTGTAAAGGAGTTTAACCAATATTTTTTTAATTTCGCAACATTAGAAATGAAACCGGCGCGCTGCCGGCCTCGTACATATTAAAAAAAGTTTTGTGACCGAAAAAAAAGAAATGTCCTTTCTGGGGCATATAGGTGAATTAAGAGCACATTTAGTCCGTTCTCTGATTGCGATTGTGATTTGTGCCATAGTTATTGGTTTCAATGTAAACTGGATTATGGACCACATTTTTTTCGGGCCTACACGCAATGATTTTTTAACTTTTCGTGTGGTGAATCATTTTTCGCGCGAACTCATCGGTGAAAACAGCATCACGCTTCCCGGACATTTTGCCGTTCAGCAGAAAAAACTTTTCGAGCAGTTCAACGTCATGATGGCGGTTTCTATTTTTGGCGGCATGGTGGCAGCTTTTCCTTATTTAATCTGGGAATTATGGCG encodes the following:
- a CDS encoding adenosylcobalamin-dependent ribonucleoside-diphosphate reductase, which produces MEATLSSKKTMTYTYDEAFQASLKYFDGDDLAAKVWVSKYALKDSDGNIYEQNPADMHHRIASEIARVEAKYPKALSEEKVFDLIKKFKYIIPQGSPMTGIGNNFQIASLSNCFVIGSGTDSDSYGSIMKIDEEQVQLMKRRGGVGHDLSHIRPKGSAVKNSALTSTGLVPFMERYSNSTREVAQDGRRGALMLSVSVNHPDSEDFVNAKLEQGKITGANISVRIDDEFMKAVVSKENYTQKYPIHSKNPKFQKEIKAVELWNKIIHNAWKSAEPGILFWDTIINESLPDCYADLGYETVSTNPCGEIPLCPYDSCRLLAVNLFSYVENPFTKKAKFNFELFKEHVGYAQRMMDDIIDLEIEKIDAILAKISADPEGEEIKATEKNLWLKIRQKTIEGRRTGVGITAEGDMLAALNIQYGSKEGNEFSTLVHKSLALAAYRSSVEMAKERGAFAIYDAKREEKNPFVLRLKEADPELYEDLKKHGRRNIALLTIAPTGSTSLMSQTTSGIEPVFLPVYKRRRKVNPNDQDIRVDFVDEVGDSWEEYLVFHHRFKEWMEVQGIDTDKNYSQEELNKIIEQSPYYKATSNDVDWLSKVEMQGAIQKWVDHSISVTINVPHDATEELVNKLYIKAWEVGCKGVTVYRDGSRSGVLISADDKNEEKAEMITPVFPTKRPHILEADVVRFQNNKEKWIAFVGLIEGKPYEIFTGLAEDEEGIAVPRWVNEGVIIKNQDENGKSRYDFQFKNLRGYKTTIEGLSHKFKPEFWNYAKLISGTLRHGMPIENAVELINRLELDSESINNWKAGVARALKRYIPDGTEATGKCSNCGSDQVVYQEGCLTCKNCGNSKCG
- a CDS encoding glycosyltransferase; translated protein: MKKTVILFILPDLEMGGAERIVTTIANHLPRETYEPKILLLRKEGGYLEILKDDVEIIDIKTPRIRNSLIPILKVLKSRKPDIVFSGFGEINAYLALFIKIFPKIKFVARETNVVSQHVTRKEIRFFYRFYNNYDQIICQSDDMKNDLIENFNIKPRKLIKINNPVDFDFINEKLERAEKPETFKDDFKNVVAIGNLSPRKGFDNLLKVFSHLNGEKTLLHILGDGRDKELLQQIKKDLGLENVIFHGQQKNPYQYLKFADLFVLSSRYEGFPNVLLEAGACGTYSLANNCPGGIFEIIHDGINGEIADIEKTADFAAKISSLLQENHESSAIKNSISSRFSKDIILKEYEKVFQNL
- the recQ gene encoding DNA helicase RecQ; this encodes MKTTRTDLSKELKKYFGFSTFKGQQETIIKTLLEGEDVFVLMPTGGGKSLCYQLPALISEGTAIVVSPLIALMKNQVDAINGLSSVEGVAHVLNSSLNKTQTKQVFDDIRSGVTKLLYVAPESLIKEEYQEFLKEVKISFVAIDEAHCISEWGHDFRPEYRNLKSIIDKIADVPVIALTATATPKVQDDIQKTLGMNNAVVFKESFNRPNLFYEVRPKVNIDREIVKFINARKGKSGIVYCLSRRKVEEFAQVLQVNGINALPYHAGLDQKTRVMNQDKFLMEEADVIVATIAFGMGIDKPDVRFVIHYDIPKSLESYYQETGRAGRDGGEGYCLAFYDPKDIEKLEKFLAQKPVSEREIGLQLLNEVVGYVETSMSRRQYILYYFGEQFDPKNGLGAEMCDNAVNPPVLKDASNELITLLQLVKDLEEKFKTKDLIAVIVGKENPVTKSYKLETTKHFGIGKKENENFWKTIIRQATVQNFLQKDIETYGVLKLTEKGQKALAEKKENIFFIAEDREYNLEQTKANADKGQSQASGGLDEVLFSQLKELRKTVAKKLGKPPYTIFMDPSLEDMTVQYPITVEEIGNIYGVGDGKAKKYGKEFAEFIKKYVEDNHIERTQDMVMKTVANKSSHKVFIIQSTDKKIDLEDIAKAKNLSMDDLLKEMERIVYQGTKLNIDYYIDENFDEDIVEDFMSFMGESESDSMKILLADFGDDLSDEEVRMLRIKFISDVAN
- a CDS encoding KpsF/GutQ family sugar-phosphate isomerase, which gives rise to MNTQNILKLAQNAISIEISELESLKNRLDADFVRAVEIIHNTTGKLIIVGIGKSAHVGNKMVATLNSTGTPAQFLHASEAIHGDLGVIQKSDVVLCISNSGNSPEIVALLPFLKDYSSALIGMTGNSQSKLAEFSDVILDTFVEKEACPIKLAPTSSTTVQMALGDALAVCLMELNGFKENDFAKFHPGGSLGKNLTAKVEQFLSPQKPQVSPDSSVRDIIISVSSSKHGITVVTDAEKITGVITDGDLRRMLLSDQDLTVLKAEDIMSKNPKSVDKNSLAKEAMQILKDKNIGQLIVTENGKYFGIIDIHRLLDEGIN